A window of the Eulemur rufifrons isolate Redbay chromosome 6, OSU_ERuf_1, whole genome shotgun sequence genome harbors these coding sequences:
- the LOC138384992 gene encoding glycine N-acyltransferase-like protein 1, with translation MLLLNNSQKLLTLYKSLARSIPESIKVYGSVYYINHGNPFNMEVLVDSWPEYQTVIIRPQKQEMTDDLDPYANTYCIFSKVPQKLQEVLENSAVINWRQILHIQGCQESLGEGIRAAAFSKSVRINYLKAVLYMDEDILKLNVSDESKAGSWCEVDHREDEFESDDPNFKISRLDVSHVGPINASWRPGQNEKSLHFIQRCIQRLPAYCLLGPGGDPVSWGTMDFSCELRMAYTVERYRGQGKFTQMLEHYVKYLRQKNIPFYLSVLEENEKSHRAVMRVGLFVVACGWHTWICCPQKLVPFVQTMKLIPPGQALA, from the exons ATGCTCCTACTGAATAATTCCCAGAAGCTGCTAACCCTATACAAATCCTTGGCCAGGAGCATCCCTGAGTCCATAAAG gTGTATGGCTCTGTGTATTACATCAATCATGGAAACCCCTTCAACATGGAGGTGCTGGTGGACTCCTGGCCCGAGTATCAGACAGTTATTATCCGGCCTCAGAAACAG GAGATGACTGATGACCTGGATCCATACGCGAACACATATTGTATATTCTCcaaagttcctcaaaaattacAGGAAGTCCTGGAAAATAGCGCAGTCATAAACTGGAGACAGATACTCCATATCCA AGGTTGTCAAGAAAGTCTGGGTGAGGGGATAAGAGCAGCTGCATTTTCTAAGTCAGTGAGGATAAACTACTTGAAGGCAGTCCTCTATATGGATGAAGATATCCTGAAGCTCAACGTCTCCGATGAGAGCAAGGCTGGAAGCTGGTGTGAGGTGGACCACAGAGAGGATGAATTTGAGAG TGATGATCCTAATTTTAAGATTTCCCGACTGGATGTCTCTCATGTTGGGCCAATAAATGCCAGCTGGAGGCCAGGGCAGAATGAAAAGAGCCTGCATTTCATCCAGCGCTGCATACAGAGGCTGCCAGCGTACTGTTTGCTGGGCCCAGGAGGGGACCCAGTCTCATGGGGCACCATGGACTTCTCTTGTGAACTGAGAATGGCGTACACTGTGGAAAGATACCGAGGCCAAGGCAAATTTACACAGATGTTAGAGCATTATGTAAAGTATCTGCGTCAgaagaatattccattttatctctctgtgctggaagagaatgaaaaatcCCATAGAGCTGTGATGCGTGTTGGTTTATTTGTGGTTGCATGTGGGTGGCACACCTGGATATGCTGCCCACAGAAATTAGTTCCATTTGTTCAAACGATGAAGCTTATCCCTCCTGGGCAAGCCCTTGCTTAA